The following proteins are co-located in the Paenibacillus sp. JNUCC32 genome:
- the acpP gene encoding acyl carrier protein encodes MSDVLERVKRIVIDRLGVDEADVTLEASFKDDLGADSLDVVELVMELEDEFDMEISDEDAEKITTVGEVVNYIQSHT; translated from the coding sequence ATGTCCGATGTATTGGAACGCGTAAAACGCATCGTTATCGACCGCCTGGGTGTTGACGAAGCCGACGTAACATTAGAAGCATCTTTCAAAGACGACCTTGGAGCTGATTCTCTCGATGTAGTTGAATTGGTGATGGAGTTGGAAGATGAGTTTGATATGGAGATCTCTGATGAAGATGCGGAGAAAATTACGACCGTAGGTGAAGTTGTAAACTACATACAATCTCATACCTAA
- the coaD gene encoding pantetheine-phosphate adenylyltransferase — protein sequence MTNENTSTYRVAVYPGSFDPVTMGHMDIITRASKQFDLLIVAVLNNLSKNPLFTVDERKDLLRQATAHLPNVEIDSFRDLLANYIRQKNAQVIVRGIRTVTDFEYELQLASTNHKLNPDAETIFMMTHPKYSFLSSSLVKEIAHFNGDTTDLVSPEVDAALRRKFSGDHAR from the coding sequence ATGACAAATGAGAATACCAGTACATACCGCGTTGCCGTATACCCGGGAAGTTTTGATCCGGTCACCATGGGACACATGGACATCATCACACGTGCTTCGAAGCAGTTTGATCTGCTGATCGTGGCCGTTCTCAATAATTTAAGCAAGAACCCGCTCTTCACGGTGGACGAGCGTAAGGACCTTCTGAGACAGGCGACCGCGCATCTGCCGAATGTGGAAATCGACAGCTTCCGCGACCTTTTGGCGAACTATATCCGTCAGAAGAACGCCCAGGTCATCGTACGCGGGATCCGGACCGTGACCGACTTTGAATATGAGCTTCAGCTGGCATCCACCAACCATAAGCTGAATCCGGATGCGGAGACCATCTTTATGATGACGCATCCGAAATATTCGTTCTTGAGTTCCAGTCTTGTGAAGGAAATCGCGCATTTTAACGGCGACACTACAGATTTGGTCAGCCCCGAGGTCGATGCGGCGTTGCGCCGCAAATTCAGCGGGGATCACGCCCGATAA
- a CDS encoding DUF5316 family protein → MNLFLYAGLACLAIAGLLSGAFITTDYQQRDYFFTEPHDDRASREKVSMWFLLAGFVFLAVAGIVYLFR, encoded by the coding sequence ATGAACCTGTTTTTATATGCAGGATTGGCTTGCCTGGCGATTGCAGGGCTTCTATCCGGAGCGTTTATTACTACGGATTACCAACAAAGAGACTACTTCTTTACTGAACCCCATGACGACCGCGCATCCAGGGAGAAAGTATCCATGTGGTTCTTACTAGCGGGTTTTGTATTTCTTGCGGTCGCCGGTATTGTGTATTTGTTCCGCTAA
- the fabG gene encoding 3-oxoacyl-[acyl-carrier-protein] reductase → MSEALKGQTALVTGASRGIGRSIALALADLGANVAVNYAGSEAAATEVVEAIRAKGVSAIAVKSNVGRTEEADAMVKQVLETFGRIDILVNNAGITRDNLIMRMKEEEFDQVIETNLKGVFNCLKAVTRPMMKQRYGRIINISSVVGALGNPGQANYVAAKAGVIGLTKSAARELASRGITVNAVAPGFIDTDMTRELPEDMREGLLGGIPLARLGQPEEIAGVVTFLASSSASYMTGQVLHVDGGMYM, encoded by the coding sequence ATGAGTGAAGCTCTAAAAGGACAGACTGCGCTTGTTACGGGTGCTTCCCGAGGAATCGGCCGGAGCATTGCCCTCGCACTTGCCGATCTGGGCGCGAACGTTGCTGTCAATTATGCAGGAAGCGAAGCGGCCGCAACCGAGGTTGTGGAGGCGATTCGCGCAAAGGGCGTTTCGGCGATCGCGGTTAAATCCAACGTCGGACGGACCGAGGAAGCCGATGCGATGGTTAAGCAGGTGTTAGAGACTTTTGGTCGAATTGATATCTTGGTGAATAATGCGGGGATTACTAGAGATAATCTAATCATGCGCATGAAGGAAGAGGAGTTCGATCAGGTGATCGAAACGAATCTGAAAGGGGTATTCAATTGCCTCAAAGCGGTGACGCGTCCCATGATGAAGCAGCGCTATGGACGCATTATCAACATATCCTCCGTTGTCGGAGCGCTTGGCAATCCGGGACAGGCCAATTATGTCGCGGCCAAAGCCGGCGTCATCGGTCTGACCAAATCAGCCGCGAGGGAGCTGGCTTCCCGTGGCATTACGGTAAATGCGGTAGCGCCAGGATTTATCGATACCGACATGACCCGTGAACTTCCCGAGGACATGCGCGAAGGCCTGCTTGGCGGAATTCCGCTGGCCCGTCTTGGCCAGCCGGAAGAGATTGCCGGCGTGGTGACTTTTCTAGCATCTTCCAGCGCGTCTTATATGACTGGACAGGTGCTGCATGTGGACGGCGGCATGTACATGTAG
- the rsmD gene encoding 16S rRNA (guanine(966)-N(2))-methyltransferase RsmD: MRVVSGSAKGRPLKSVPGTSTRPTTDKVKESIFSMIGPYFEGGIALDLFAGTGGLGIEALSRGMDRAVFVDVEPKSISTIKDNLKAARLEESAEVYRNDAARALKALEKRGYGFDLVFLDPPYRFKNGDELMLDMAERGLLQDSALVVLEYESSYNYAEEIGDFHCIRTAKYGETAISIYRYDTAQDQATELDEEELHDDK; the protein is encoded by the coding sequence GTGAGAGTAGTATCCGGAAGTGCAAAAGGCCGGCCGCTCAAAAGCGTGCCGGGTACAAGCACCCGTCCGACGACGGATAAAGTGAAAGAATCCATATTCAGTATGATCGGCCCTTACTTTGAGGGAGGAATCGCGCTTGACCTGTTCGCAGGCACGGGAGGCCTTGGCATTGAGGCGTTAAGCCGGGGGATGGATCGTGCTGTTTTTGTTGATGTGGAACCGAAAAGCATTAGCACGATCAAGGATAATTTGAAAGCGGCCCGGCTTGAGGAAAGCGCAGAGGTATATCGCAACGATGCGGCACGGGCGCTTAAAGCGCTTGAAAAGCGAGGCTATGGCTTCGATCTGGTCTTCTTGGACCCGCCGTACAGGTTCAAGAACGGCGATGAACTGATGCTGGATATGGCCGAGCGAGGGCTGCTGCAGGATTCAGCCTTGGTGGTATTGGAATACGAATCAAGTTACAATTATGCTGAGGAAATTGGCGATTTTCATTGTATCCGAACCGCGAAATACGGCGAAACCGCTATATCGATATACCGTTATGACACAGCGCAAGATCAAGCGACGGAGCTTGATGAGGAGGAATTACACGATGACAAATGA
- a CDS encoding beta-ketoacyl-ACP synthase III produces the protein MNNLRPVGIIGTGKYVPEKILSNSDLEKMVDTSDEWIVSMTGIRERHIAAPNEATSDLAYHAAVNALKSAGMQAEDLELIIVATITPDMFFPSTACLLQDRLGAKKAAAFDLSAACSGFVYGLATATNFVKTGMYNNALVIGVDCLSRITDYTDRNTCVLFGDGAGAAIVGEVPEGRGFQAFDLGAEGAGGAHLYIEAGGSRLPASAETINTNKHYIYMNGREVFKFAVRVMGTATEAVLSKAGIDKKDIDLFVPHQANIRIIKSAMERLELPEEKVVINVDKYANTSAASVPLALVEAQESGRLKEGDKVLMVGFGGGLTWGSSVLIW, from the coding sequence ATGAACAATTTGCGTCCGGTCGGTATTATTGGCACAGGCAAATACGTGCCTGAAAAGATTTTATCCAATAGCGATTTAGAGAAAATGGTAGATACTAGTGACGAATGGATCGTCTCGATGACGGGGATCCGCGAACGGCATATTGCCGCGCCGAACGAAGCGACTTCGGATTTGGCTTATCACGCTGCTGTGAATGCGTTGAAATCCGCCGGCATGCAGGCTGAGGATCTGGAATTGATTATTGTGGCGACCATTACGCCGGATATGTTCTTTCCATCGACCGCTTGTTTGCTCCAGGATCGGCTTGGAGCCAAGAAAGCAGCGGCATTTGACCTGTCCGCGGCCTGCTCGGGATTTGTATACGGCCTGGCCACTGCCACCAACTTCGTGAAAACGGGCATGTACAACAACGCCCTGGTCATCGGGGTGGACTGCTTGTCCCGGATTACCGACTATACCGACCGCAACACCTGCGTCCTGTTCGGTGACGGCGCCGGAGCGGCGATCGTCGGCGAAGTGCCGGAAGGCCGCGGCTTCCAGGCGTTTGATCTGGGCGCGGAAGGCGCGGGCGGGGCCCATCTGTATATCGAGGCAGGCGGCTCGAGATTGCCGGCGTCCGCTGAAACGATTAACACCAACAAACACTACATTTACATGAACGGCCGCGAAGTGTTCAAGTTTGCGGTGCGGGTCATGGGCACTGCCACGGAAGCCGTCTTATCCAAAGCAGGCATCGACAAGAAAGATATTGATTTATTCGTTCCTCATCAAGCGAACATCCGGATTATCAAGTCGGCCATGGAGCGATTGGAGCTTCCGGAGGAGAAGGTCGTCATCAATGTTGACAAGTATGCCAACACCTCGGCCGCTTCCGTGCCGCTGGCGCTCGTGGAAGCCCAGGAGTCCGGCCGCCTGAAAGAAGGGGACAAGGTGTTGATGGTTGGTTTTGGCGGCGGATTGACATGGGGTTCCTCCGTACTCATCTGGTAA
- a CDS encoding nucleotidyltransferase, with product MKTVGIVVEYNPLHNGHVLHYRSSKEVSGADAVVAVMSGPFLQRGEPAIASKRARAEMALAMGVDLCLELPVTYAVQPAEWFAFGAVAILEATGVVDCLSFGSESGTLEQILPLSRSLANETGELRSEIEKRLREGMNFPSAYGAAAAVLFGESGPATATTELQELLTQPNNSLGLHYLIALQRLGSRIKPYTIPRVSAHYHDPLPGTSSIASATAIRNIILSQGLEAARPYMPEFTYDIMEREIKSGLAPVHWEQFRQPLFQALLTHTPAQLESFLEVTEGLEHRVQRSLSQLEQPTVDALLEALKTKRYTRTKLQRMLMHIMLNHDKASMNREELAKGPGYIRVLGFSETGRSLLKRMKRSASLPVIHQPAKLEHPQLERDLAAAAVYANGQPRPQIGNYYSDYLLPPLTP from the coding sequence ATGAAAACGGTTGGCATAGTCGTTGAATATAATCCCTTACATAACGGTCATGTACTGCATTATCGCAGTTCCAAAGAAGTATCGGGGGCAGATGCCGTCGTTGCGGTGATGAGCGGTCCGTTTCTCCAGCGAGGCGAACCTGCCATCGCTAGCAAGCGCGCTCGGGCGGAAATGGCCCTTGCCATGGGCGTTGACCTGTGCCTCGAGCTGCCGGTAACCTATGCCGTGCAGCCTGCGGAATGGTTCGCGTTCGGTGCGGTAGCCATTCTGGAAGCTACGGGGGTCGTGGATTGCCTTTCCTTCGGATCCGAAAGCGGGACGCTGGAGCAAATCCTGCCGTTGTCCCGTTCGCTCGCAAACGAAACCGGCGAGCTTCGATCCGAAATCGAAAAGCGCCTCCGGGAAGGCATGAACTTCCCATCTGCCTACGGCGCTGCCGCCGCTGTCCTTTTCGGTGAATCCGGTCCTGCAACGGCAACGACAGAGCTGCAAGAGCTGCTCACGCAGCCGAACAACTCCCTGGGGCTGCACTATCTGATCGCACTCCAGCGCCTCGGCAGCCGCATTAAGCCCTATACCATTCCAAGAGTAAGCGCACATTACCACGATCCGCTGCCGGGAACGTCATCCATTGCCAGCGCAACCGCCATCCGGAACATTATTCTGTCACAAGGCTTGGAAGCGGCCAGACCCTATATGCCGGAATTCACGTACGACATCATGGAACGGGAAATCAAGAGCGGACTAGCTCCGGTCCATTGGGAGCAGTTTCGCCAGCCGCTGTTCCAAGCTCTGCTCACGCATACACCCGCTCAGCTTGAAAGCTTCCTCGAAGTAACCGAGGGCTTGGAGCATCGTGTTCAGCGCTCGCTATCGCAGCTGGAACAGCCGACGGTTGACGCCCTTCTGGAAGCCTTGAAGACCAAGCGCTATACGCGTACCAAGCTTCAACGCATGCTGATGCACATCATGCTGAATCATGACAAGGCATCGATGAATCGTGAAGAGCTCGCCAAAGGTCCGGGATATATCCGGGTCCTCGGCTTCAGCGAGACGGGGCGTTCGCTGCTGAAACGAATGAAGCGAAGCGCTTCACTCCCCGTCATTCATCAGCCGGCTAAGCTGGAGCATCCTCAGCTGGAGCGTGACCTGGCGGCAGCCGCCGTCTATGCTAACGGGCAACCTAGGCCCCAAATCGGAAACTACTACAGCGATTACCTGCTGCCGCCGCTCACCCCTTAG
- a CDS encoding YceD family protein, producing the protein MLIQFRKLTTSDQPLQFHQTVDVSNAIKDRKDIVAVKPLDVDLKATPSVTGSVDVRGRLEGELEMNCSRCLKPISEHVHIPFHEVFQPVEDPESVVQDEDDDTTYVQGESVDLTPYVEEAFLLHLPLAPVCKADCKGLCPNCGKDLNEGACDCDTEVIDPRLAGLKDFFK; encoded by the coding sequence ATGCTAATTCAATTTCGTAAATTGACAACCAGCGATCAACCGTTACAGTTCCATCAAACCGTGGATGTAAGCAATGCCATTAAGGACCGGAAGGATATTGTTGCGGTTAAGCCACTAGACGTGGATTTGAAAGCAACTCCGTCGGTTACCGGTTCGGTGGATGTTCGCGGACGATTAGAAGGCGAGCTGGAGATGAATTGCTCCCGCTGCCTGAAGCCGATCAGCGAGCACGTGCACATCCCTTTTCATGAAGTGTTCCAGCCGGTGGAAGATCCTGAATCTGTGGTTCAGGATGAGGATGACGATACTACATACGTGCAGGGTGAGAGTGTGGATCTCACTCCCTATGTAGAAGAAGCATTTCTGCTCCACCTGCCGCTAGCTCCGGTTTGCAAAGCCGACTGCAAGGGACTCTGCCCGAATTGCGGCAAGGACCTGAATGAAGGCGCCTGCGACTGCGATACGGAAGTGATCGATCCTAGGCTAGCCGGACTGAAGGACTTCTTTAAATGA
- the fapR gene encoding transcription factor FapR, which yields MKIGGYHSGRRSCFVIDRLSKKDRHQRLIQLIDENPFVTDRELTRQLKVSIQTIRLDRMELGIPELRERMKQMAEHSYDQVRSLSLEEVIGDVVDLQLDKSGISIFEIREEHVFSKTRIARGHYVFAQANSLAIAVINEEIALTSSADIRFLRQVRLGEKCIAKAYVRSIAGQKGKAKVEVFTYVADEMVFQGNFVIYRSAGE from the coding sequence TTGAAGATTGGCGGCTACCATAGCGGCAGAAGGAGTTGTTTCGTCATCGATCGTTTATCCAAGAAAGACCGTCACCAGCGGCTGATTCAGCTGATCGACGAGAATCCCTTTGTTACGGACCGCGAGTTGACTCGCCAGCTTAAAGTAAGCATTCAAACGATACGCCTCGACCGTATGGAACTGGGCATCCCGGAGCTCCGTGAGCGAATGAAGCAGATGGCGGAGCATTCCTATGACCAGGTTCGTTCCTTGTCGCTTGAAGAGGTGATCGGGGATGTCGTTGACCTGCAGTTGGACAAGAGCGGAATATCGATATTTGAAATCCGTGAGGAACATGTTTTCAGCAAAACGCGGATTGCCCGCGGACATTATGTGTTCGCTCAGGCCAATTCGCTTGCCATTGCCGTGATCAATGAAGAAATCGCTTTGACGTCTTCAGCGGATATACGGTTTTTGAGACAGGTGCGCCTCGGCGAGAAATGCATTGCCAAAGCCTACGTCAGGTCCATTGCCGGCCAGAAGGGGAAGGCCAAGGTGGAAGTGTTTACTTATGTCGCTGATGAAATGGTGTTTCAGGGAAATTTCGTAATCTACCGATCTGCAGGAGAATGA
- the rpmF gene encoding 50S ribosomal protein L32 gives MAVPQRRTSKTRRDKRRTHFKLAVPGMVKCEQCGELKLAHRVCKVCGTYKAREIIKQ, from the coding sequence ATGGCAGTACCTCAACGTAGAACGTCCAAAACACGTCGTGACAAGCGTCGTACTCATTTTAAGCTGGCTGTGCCAGGCATGGTGAAATGCGAGCAATGTGGTGAATTGAAGCTTGCTCATCGCGTATGTAAAGTGTGCGGAACGTATAAAGCAAGAGAGATCATCAAACAATAG
- the plsX gene encoding phosphate acyltransferase PlsX gives MRIVVDAMGGDNAPQSNVDGALIAAREWSDTEIILVGDEARIGALLKDQPSNLKVVHASEVIEAEDEPVKAVRRKKDASMVVAGRMIREGEADAMISAGNTGALMTTGLLVVGRMKGIERPALAPMIPTLDGKGMLALDLGANMDSKPEHLQQYALMGSLYREKVHGIAKPRVGLLNVGTEPGKGNELTKHAYPLLEELPIHFVGNVESRDVMNGVCDVLVCDGFSGNILLKSIEGTAGALFSLLKEQFGKSLKTKMAAALMMPELRSLKSTLDYKEHGGAPLLGLGGLVVKSHGSSDANAIKNGVRQARTALQNRLVESISNEISGK, from the coding sequence ATGAGAATTGTGGTTGATGCGATGGGCGGGGACAATGCCCCCCAGAGCAACGTCGACGGCGCGCTGATTGCCGCACGGGAATGGAGCGACACCGAGATCATCCTCGTCGGGGATGAGGCCCGGATTGGAGCCCTTCTGAAGGACCAGCCGTCCAATCTGAAGGTGGTTCATGCGAGCGAAGTCATCGAAGCGGAGGATGAGCCCGTTAAGGCCGTGCGCCGGAAGAAGGATGCGTCGATGGTCGTGGCGGGACGGATGATTCGGGAAGGCGAAGCGGATGCCATGATCTCGGCGGGTAACACGGGAGCGCTCATGACGACCGGATTGCTCGTTGTGGGCAGGATGAAAGGGATTGAGCGCCCCGCGCTGGCCCCTATGATTCCGACGCTCGACGGCAAGGGGATGCTCGCCTTGGACCTCGGAGCGAATATGGACTCGAAGCCGGAGCATTTACAGCAGTATGCGCTGATGGGCAGCCTGTATCGCGAGAAAGTGCACGGTATCGCCAAACCTCGCGTCGGGCTGTTAAATGTCGGCACCGAGCCGGGCAAGGGCAATGAATTGACGAAGCACGCATACCCGTTGCTTGAGGAATTGCCTATTCATTTTGTTGGCAATGTGGAGTCGCGCGATGTCATGAACGGCGTTTGCGACGTGCTCGTCTGCGACGGGTTCTCGGGCAATATTCTGTTAAAATCGATTGAAGGAACAGCCGGTGCACTCTTTTCGCTGTTGAAGGAGCAGTTCGGCAAGTCCCTTAAGACCAAGATGGCGGCCGCGTTGATGATGCCGGAGCTTCGCAGCTTGAAATCGACGCTCGATTATAAGGAGCATGGCGGAGCGCCGCTGCTTGGTCTGGGCGGCCTGGTTGTCAAGAGCCACGGTTCGTCGGATGCGAACGCCATCAAGAATGGGGTTCGTCAAGCGCGTACGGCGCTGCAGAACCGGTTGGTAGAGAGTATTTCGAATGAAATCAGCGGGAAGTGA
- a CDS encoding nucleoside recognition domain-containing protein, protein MNKDNAVKSSNGLWNTILLGAAAFLLVLAVVSAPEPAFQATLQALKLWWNIVFPSLLPFLVLVEILIAYGWAHGVGVLLDPMMKKIFKLPGTGGWVLITGMTAGFPAGAQAAAGMHKQGELRAVDAGRLAALAHFCNPMTILVVIGTGLLHKPEAGYLLLIVHWISGLLAAWTFSLFSKSPSAEAGKQGAPVDNDRMNEWAKRPILRRAASAALDAHRRDGRSFGKLLGESVTRSVQTLMMTGGFILFFAVLTRVLTGQLLPQLPSYLVPGILEAHLAAQSISSSVFQAGALQLAVLSAALAWSGISAHLQSLSLMREAGLSWRYFMAKRFLHSILAFVITLAIWKPVSTLSAGIVPAFRTEPIDHADTEQFFNFWSGLPSFLQVQGMICLLLIAAFWLCSRFIGRDPR, encoded by the coding sequence ATGAATAAAGACAACGCCGTCAAGTCATCCAACGGACTGTGGAACACCATTCTTCTCGGTGCCGCCGCGTTCCTGCTTGTACTGGCCGTCGTCAGCGCGCCCGAACCCGCCTTCCAAGCCACCCTGCAAGCACTCAAGCTGTGGTGGAATATCGTATTTCCATCTTTGCTGCCTTTTCTCGTGCTGGTGGAAATACTCATCGCTTACGGCTGGGCCCACGGGGTTGGCGTACTGCTGGACCCTATGATGAAAAAAATATTCAAACTCCCCGGTACTGGCGGCTGGGTTCTTATAACAGGAATGACAGCCGGGTTCCCGGCAGGCGCTCAGGCCGCGGCCGGCATGCACAAACAAGGCGAGCTCCGTGCCGTTGACGCCGGCAGGCTTGCCGCTTTGGCCCATTTTTGCAATCCGATGACCATCCTCGTTGTCATCGGAACCGGCCTGCTGCATAAACCGGAAGCCGGTTATCTGCTGCTGATCGTCCACTGGATATCCGGCCTGCTGGCCGCATGGACATTCAGTCTATTCAGCAAATCGCCCTCTGCAGAAGCCGGGAAGCAGGGCGCACCCGTCGATAATGACCGGATGAACGAATGGGCGAAGCGTCCGATTCTTCGACGGGCAGCCTCCGCCGCGCTGGACGCCCATCGACGGGATGGGCGAAGCTTCGGCAAACTCCTTGGCGAATCCGTTACCCGTTCGGTGCAGACCTTAATGATGACGGGCGGCTTTATCTTGTTCTTCGCCGTTCTTACTAGAGTATTGACCGGCCAGCTGCTGCCCCAGCTTCCATCCTATCTTGTGCCAGGGATATTGGAAGCCCATCTGGCCGCCCAATCGATCAGCTCCTCGGTGTTTCAAGCAGGGGCTCTGCAGCTGGCAGTCCTGTCCGCCGCACTGGCATGGAGCGGAATCAGCGCCCATCTGCAAAGCCTGTCGCTGATGCGGGAAGCCGGTCTCTCCTGGCGTTACTTTATGGCAAAGCGATTCCTGCATTCGATACTCGCCTTTGTCATTACATTGGCCATATGGAAACCGGTCAGCACCCTTTCCGCTGGCATCGTGCCGGCATTCCGAACGGAACCGATCGATCATGCCGATACGGAACAATTCTTCAATTTTTGGAGCGGACTGCCTTCTTTCCTGCAGGTTCAAGGCATGATCTGCTTGTTATTAATAGCGGCTTTCTGGCTGTGCTCCCGTTTTATCGGGCGTGATCCCCGCTGA
- the fabD gene encoding ACP S-malonyltransferase gives MGKTAFIFPGQGAQSVGMGKDAYDAVPSARDLFLTADAQLGFPLSSIIFNGPDEDLKQTVNTQPALLATSMAYLEAVRGKGIVPDYVAGHSLGEYSALVCAGVLSFEEAVSIVRARGEYMEAAVPGGQGAMAAVLGADREALAELCKGISAEGHVVELANMNCPGQIVISGSAQGVAAAAERVKEAGGKRAIPLEVSGPFHSSLMKEAAERLAGKLEQASFNAPSVPVVANVTARPVEDAAAIRGLLVEQVYSPVLWHDSVEWMIAQGVDTFVEIGPGSVLSGLIKKIDKSVKVMNVNSLESVNNLETVV, from the coding sequence TTGGGTAAAACAGCATTTATATTTCCGGGTCAGGGCGCTCAGTCCGTCGGAATGGGAAAAGACGCCTATGATGCGGTTCCTTCCGCACGCGATTTATTTCTAACCGCGGATGCTCAGCTTGGATTTCCGCTCAGCTCCATTATTTTTAATGGCCCTGATGAAGATTTGAAGCAAACCGTCAACACGCAGCCGGCTCTGCTCGCAACCAGCATGGCTTATCTGGAAGCCGTTCGCGGCAAAGGAATCGTGCCGGATTACGTTGCTGGCCATTCCCTGGGCGAGTACAGTGCGCTTGTGTGCGCAGGCGTGCTCTCGTTCGAAGAAGCCGTGTCGATCGTTAGAGCACGCGGCGAATACATGGAAGCTGCCGTTCCCGGAGGACAAGGCGCCATGGCAGCAGTTCTCGGCGCAGACCGGGAGGCCCTGGCCGAGCTGTGCAAGGGCATATCGGCAGAGGGGCATGTCGTAGAGCTTGCGAACATGAACTGCCCGGGGCAAATCGTCATCTCCGGTTCGGCTCAAGGCGTTGCAGCTGCTGCAGAAAGAGTCAAGGAAGCCGGCGGCAAGCGGGCCATCCCGCTGGAAGTCAGCGGCCCCTTCCATTCTTCCTTAATGAAGGAGGCGGCTGAGCGTCTGGCCGGCAAACTGGAGCAGGCTTCATTCAACGCACCTTCCGTACCGGTGGTTGCCAACGTGACGGCGCGTCCGGTGGAAGATGCGGCTGCCATCCGCGGTTTGCTGGTGGAGCAGGTCTATTCCCCTGTGCTGTGGCATGACAGCGTGGAGTGGATGATCGCTCAAGGCGTGGACACCTTCGTTGAGATTGGTCCCGGCAGCGTTCTCAGCGGTTTGATCAAGAAAATTGATAAATCCGTCAAAGTCATGAATGTGAATAGTCTGGAGAGCGTCAATAATTTGGAGACGGTTGTTTAA
- a CDS encoding SepM family pheromone-processing serine protease yields the protein MKKSVKPNGLKIALYLLLVGVMLYVVVYMPTPYLVYQPGSAEEVRPMINVEKGDPAEEGTFMMTTVSASYANMALLMLSAFNPNAEVVKKAEKMGDQSKDEYAATQVYYMNSSQSSAMEAAYQEAGIDYSIEPAYVFVMSISENSANAEHFRPGDKLIKIDGQPAEDNEKIASLLSGKSIGEEVSVELERKGKTVKEQVKLVSIKDEKTGAERPGLGVMIATMQNVEPADPDHTIHFANTNIGGPSAGLIFTLEIYNQLTEGDLSKGYRVAGTGTIDKSGAVGPIGGVKHKIVAADRKEADIFFVPQKNYDEAKKRADRIKTDMKLIPVDDLQDAVDYLEELPPKG from the coding sequence ATGAAGAAGTCCGTAAAACCGAATGGCTTAAAAATTGCGCTGTATTTGTTGCTGGTCGGGGTCATGCTGTACGTTGTCGTTTATATGCCGACCCCTTATCTTGTATACCAGCCCGGGAGTGCCGAAGAGGTTCGTCCCATGATCAATGTCGAGAAGGGCGATCCGGCGGAAGAGGGTACGTTCATGATGACTACCGTGTCGGCAAGCTATGCCAATATGGCTTTGTTAATGCTGTCCGCGTTTAATCCTAATGCAGAGGTCGTGAAGAAGGCCGAAAAAATGGGCGATCAGAGCAAGGACGAATATGCGGCCACGCAAGTGTATTATATGAATTCTTCACAGTCTTCCGCGATGGAAGCCGCTTATCAGGAGGCCGGAATCGATTACAGCATCGAGCCCGCTTACGTCTTCGTGATGTCGATCTCCGAGAATTCGGCCAATGCCGAGCATTTTCGGCCTGGCGATAAATTGATCAAGATCGATGGTCAGCCTGCAGAGGATAATGAGAAGATCGCCAGCCTGTTAAGCGGGAAAAGCATCGGAGAAGAGGTTTCCGTGGAGCTTGAACGCAAGGGGAAAACCGTGAAGGAACAGGTGAAGCTTGTAAGTATAAAGGATGAGAAGACCGGCGCGGAGCGTCCGGGATTAGGCGTCATGATTGCCACGATGCAGAACGTGGAGCCGGCTGATCCCGATCACACCATTCACTTTGCGAATACCAACATCGGAGGACCGTCAGCCGGACTGATCTTCACCCTTGAGATTTATAATCAGCTTACCGAAGGGGATTTAAGCAAGGGTTACCGGGTAGCCGGAACGGGTACCATCGATAAATCAGGCGCCGTAGGCCCCATTGGCGGCGTGAAGCACAAGATCGTGGCTGCCGACCGGAAGGAAGCCGATATCTTTTTTGTGCCTCAAAAAAATTACGATGAGGCCAAAAAGCGCGCGGACCGGATCAAAACGGATATGAAGCTGATCCCGGTCGATGACCTGCAGGATGCCGTGGATTATTTGGAGGAGCTGCCGCCTAAGGGGTGA